The Lactuca sativa cultivar Salinas chromosome 2, Lsat_Salinas_v11, whole genome shotgun sequence genome includes the window AAGTATATTTGCGAATGATAGTTCTTGGGGAGTTGAAGGAAAAGAATGTGGAAGTGAAAGTTCACAATACTTAAAGAGTAAGTCGATGTATGTGTGCCTTGGGGTTGCAAAATGTGGGCCGAGTTAAGTGGAGGGGTTATCTACTTTCCATGGTACTGTAAAATAGTGATGAGGACCTACACCAACTCCAAATCTTGTTTCATCGTAGAAAGTGTTTCATGGACATTCGAATGGAGAAAAGGTTAAAAGGGAATGTGAGAGCTTCCTGACGTGGAAAAGAACCGTCAAGAAACTTTAAATAACTACTTACTGTGACCGAGATTTAATTTGAAATAGTGATGTTTGTAGTCGTAGAGAAAACGGTTTTTCACTTATCGTCATTTATAGTTATACATaattgtataaataatgttttaaattttaaaaaaattaatttctaaATGATCTCCATTAGAATTTAGTCAAAGAAGAATTTCACTAAAattaatttttccaaagtttttgtAGTTGGGACATCGACAAcacaatttcaaaaaaaaatatggtttggtaatatatatatatatatatatatatatatatatattgtataacTCTTTAAAAATCAATAAAGACGAAACACCTTATAATTTGATTACTCTCCTAAAATGTCGAGTAATTTATCAAACTATTTCATTCAAAGAGTTACGGATTTTATAATGTTAGCGTTACGGATTTTATAATGTTAGGTGTTTTAATGTATAAATTGGAAATTTGGAAATGCCGGAGGTACGTTGATAATCTAAGCGCGTTCCATCTCCTGCGTTTGTCTGCATCATCCGGCGGGGTCTTGACGGTGTATTCGCCGCCGGTTTCTTCCGGATGATCTCCAACGTCAACGATTCCGCGTCATTATCATCACCATCATCTAAACTCGTACAAAATATTCAAAGACAAATATATACGTTCGACTTTCTCGGATTTCATCGAAACAATTCATTAAAGGGGAAAGAAAGAAGGCGGAAGCGTCCAGAATTGATTACAATCGAGCACAATGCATAAACCCAATAAAATTAAACGATCGGATCTGGTGGATCAGTTACGTGATTATCAAATTCGGTCGAAAAATGATTGGGCCTCCATCTCCTTCTTCACCAAAACTGCATCTCTTTCTTATACTTCGTCTAGGTATCATCCATGTCTTTCTAATCCATCTGGTTCAAGAATGTTGTTTAGAAAATGATCGGTTTCGTGTTGTTATATATGGTTTGAATTTTATTTGTTGAATCTTGTTATCTTCCTTCAATTTCTATATCTGATTGCTTGTGTTAGTCAAATTGATCGTTTCTTTTTTTCTGCATGCAGAATGGATATGATGATGTTCGTAATATGGGAACTTCTGATTTTATCTTTTATAGTTTCCTCAGTCGTCTCATTATATTTAACGCAAGTGAAGCTCGC containing:
- the LOC111889520 gene encoding uncharacterized protein LOC111889520, which encodes MHKPNKIKRSDLVDQLRDYQIRSKNDWASISFFTKTASLSYTSSRMDMMMFVIWELLILSFIVSSVVSLYLTQVKLAFILSTITSLLLLCMKVTKKVKLNMKKNRRMRLPLSM